One region of uncultured Fusobacterium sp. genomic DNA includes:
- a CDS encoding septum formation initiator family protein: MGQHKLTNIVLFVIILLNLYYFVPYIYRSHVKISKLEREEKEISNKIELVKNKIEDYNKSIETLEDDFQREKIARNKLQMVKDHEEIYRFIKLTNK, encoded by the coding sequence ATGGGTCAACATAAACTCACAAATATTGTATTATTTGTTATAATTCTTTTAAATCTCTATTATTTTGTGCCATATATTTATAGAAGTCATGTTAAAATAAGTAAGTTGGAAAGAGAGGAAAAAGAAATTAGTAATAAAATAGAGCTAGTCAAAAATAAAATAGAAGATTATAATAAAAGTATAGAAACTTTAGAAGATGATTTTCAACGGGAAAAAATAGCTAGAAATAAACTTCAAATGGTAAAAGATCACGAAGAGATATACAGATTTATAAAATTAACTAATAAATAA
- the def gene encoding peptide deformylase, translating into MIYEIRKYGDPILREIAQKVEKIDDEILEILDNMVETMYETKGVGLAAPQVGINKRIFVCDQGDGVVRKIINPVITPLTDKLIDCEEGCLSVPGIYKKVQRPEKIKIEYMNEKGEEITEEVEGFLAIIMQHEYDHLEAVLFIDRISPIAKRMISKKLQSLKKETLRENKIEE; encoded by the coding sequence ATGATTTATGAAATCAGAAAATATGGAGATCCAATACTGAGGGAGATAGCCCAAAAGGTAGAAAAAATAGATGATGAAATCTTAGAAATTTTAGATAATATGGTTGAAACTATGTATGAAACAAAGGGAGTTGGGCTTGCTGCTCCTCAAGTGGGAATCAATAAAAGAATTTTTGTTTGTGATCAAGGAGATGGAGTAGTAAGAAAAATAATAAATCCTGTAATTACTCCTCTTACAGATAAATTAATAGATTGTGAAGAAGGATGTCTAAGTGTTCCTGGAATATATAAAAAAGTTCAAAGACCTGAAAAAATTAAAATAGAATATATGAATGAAAAGGGAGAAGAGATAACTGAAGAAGTTGAAGGTTTTTTAGCTATTATAATGCAACATGAATATGATCATTTAGAAGCTGTTTTATTTATAGATAGAATTTCACCAATTGCTAAAAGAATGATTAGTAAAAAACTTCAAAGTTTAAAAAAGGAAACTTTAAGAGAAAATAAAATCGAGGAATAG
- the priA gene encoding primosomal protein N' produces MRYYKIYVDNTKELYTYMDRADEYEIGDRVIISFRKKERTGLIIARDSDEAKEFEVLPIIKRMENSLKLDENYIKLLVWIKNHYLSTYEQVITAAIPSGLSVKYEKFYFPRDIREFLETEVIEEDIKNFFKKRIVVGKPTLTKIFGLEKINSYLKENFLVKEDKNIGINYSKIDEFKILEENIYSYFKKRERVKEEKLEELFSKKYLDKLVKAGDLRLEKIIKDEEEKENIEIIKDIVKEDKVLNEEQNLAKKMILEGDKSYYLLKGVTGSGKTEVYISIIKTAFKEGKGSIFLVPEISLTPQMIDRFKGEFKENIAILHSKLTLSERAKEWYNIYSGKKKIVLGVRSAIFAPVQNLGYIFLDEEHETTYKQDNNPRYNAKQVAIKRAELEGAKLVLGSATPSIESYYYAKKGIFQLVELKNRYNNAYLPEIEIVDMKSEENLYFSKKLLDEIKKRLLKGEQILLLLNRKGYSTYIQCKDCGYVEECSHCSIKYSYYSSQGILKCNYCGKIKRYTGTCSNCGSHNLIHSGKGVERVEEEIKKIFDVGVIRVDSEISKDRDFFDKMYYDFLNKKYDIMVGTQLISKGLHFPNVTLVGVINADTILNFPDFRAGEKTFQLVTQVAGRAGRGDKKGKVIVQTYQPEHSVFEKVKNSDYESFYKDEIENRELLNYPPFSKTINIGISSKYEEYLEKFVKDFYEDIKCEEVELYGPMRSMVYKVKDRYRYNVFIKGNLKGINIFKKKLKLKLTKYEKNDKIRIVVDIDPITLI; encoded by the coding sequence ATGAGATATTATAAGATATATGTAGATAATACTAAAGAATTATACACTTATATGGATAGAGCTGATGAGTATGAAATTGGAGATAGGGTTATAATATCTTTTAGAAAAAAAGAGAGAACAGGTCTTATAATAGCTAGAGATAGTGACGAAGCGAAAGAGTTTGAAGTTTTACCTATAATAAAGAGAATGGAAAACTCTTTAAAATTAGATGAAAATTATATCAAACTTTTAGTTTGGATAAAAAATCACTATTTAAGTACCTATGAGCAAGTTATAACTGCAGCTATCCCAAGTGGTTTGAGTGTAAAATATGAAAAATTCTATTTTCCTAGAGATATTAGAGAGTTTTTAGAAACAGAGGTAATAGAAGAGGATATAAAAAACTTTTTTAAAAAAAGAATAGTTGTAGGTAAACCAACTCTTACTAAAATATTTGGATTAGAGAAGATAAATAGCTATTTAAAAGAAAATTTTTTAGTGAAAGAGGATAAAAATATAGGAATAAATTATTCTAAGATAGATGAATTTAAAATATTAGAAGAGAATATATATAGTTATTTTAAGAAAAGAGAGAGAGTAAAGGAGGAAAAACTTGAAGAACTTTTTTCTAAGAAATATTTAGATAAATTAGTAAAAGCTGGAGATTTAAGACTTGAAAAAATTATAAAAGATGAGGAAGAAAAGGAAAATATTGAGATAATAAAAGATATAGTTAAAGAGGATAAAGTTTTAAATGAAGAGCAAAATTTAGCTAAAAAAATGATCTTAGAGGGAGATAAAAGTTATTATTTATTAAAGGGTGTAACAGGTTCTGGAAAGACAGAAGTATATATAAGTATTATAAAGACAGCTTTTAAGGAAGGAAAGGGAAGTATATTTCTTGTTCCAGAGATATCTTTAACTCCACAAATGATAGATAGATTTAAAGGAGAATTTAAAGAAAATATTGCAATTTTACATAGTAAGTTGACTTTAAGTGAAAGGGCAAAAGAGTGGTATAATATTTATTCTGGAAAGAAAAAAATAGTATTAGGAGTAAGATCAGCAATATTTGCCCCTGTTCAAAATTTAGGATATATATTTTTAGATGAGGAACATGAAACTACTTATAAGCAAGATAATAATCCGAGATATAATGCTAAACAAGTTGCAATAAAAAGAGCTGAATTAGAGGGAGCAAAATTAGTTTTAGGTTCTGCTACTCCTTCAATAGAAAGCTATTATTATGCTAAAAAGGGTATATTTCAATTGGTGGAGTTAAAAAATAGATATAATAATGCTTATCTGCCTGAAATAGAGATAGTAGATATGAAAAGTGAGGAAAATCTTTATTTTAGTAAAAAATTGTTAGATGAGATAAAAAAGAGATTATTAAAAGGAGAGCAAATATTACTACTATTAAATAGAAAAGGATATTCTACCTATATTCAATGTAAGGATTGTGGATATGTAGAGGAGTGTTCACATTGTTCTATAAAATATAGTTATTACTCAAGTCAAGGAATATTAAAATGTAATTATTGTGGAAAAATAAAAAGATATACAGGAACTTGTAGTAATTGTGGAAGTCATAATTTAATTCATAGTGGTAAAGGAGTAGAGAGAGTAGAAGAGGAGATAAAAAAGATATTTGATGTAGGAGTTATAAGAGTAGATTCTGAGATATCAAAAGATAGAGATTTTTTTGATAAGATGTATTATGATTTTTTAAATAAAAAATATGATATAATGGTAGGAACTCAACTTATATCAAAAGGTTTACACTTTCCAAATGTTACTTTAGTAGGAGTAATAAATGCTGATACTATTTTGAATTTTCCAGACTTTAGAGCAGGAGAAAAAACTTTTCAGTTAGTAACACAGGTAGCTGGAAGAGCTGGTAGAGGAGATAAAAAAGGAAAGGTAATAGTTCAAACATATCAGCCAGAGCATTCTGTATTTGAAAAGGTAAAAAATAGTGATTATGAGAGCTTTTATAAAGATGAGATTGAAAATAGAGAACTTTTAAATTATCCACCTTTTTCTAAAACTATAAATATTGGTATATCTTCTAAATATGAAGAGTATTTAGAAAAATTTGTAAAAGATTTCTATGAGGATATAAAATGTGAAGAGGTTGAGCTTTATGGACCTATGAGAAGTATGGTGTATAAAGTAAAAGATAGATATAGATATAATGTTTTTATTAAAGGAAATTTAAAAGGAATAAATATTTTCAAAAAGAAATTAAAATTAAAGCTTACAAAATATGAAAAAAATGATAAAATTAGAATAGTAGTGGATATAGATCCAATAACTTTAATTTAG
- a CDS encoding penicillin-binding protein gives MKYLKILTLLFNIIGFGVSIYYKLYLLTVFLFLLFFYFLYIFAKKREYTRKNNFNKRAMLSSNILLFFVLLIVIRLVQIQIFNEKYYDEKVKSQIKRNDIFYGNRGDIYDSNGKSLAFNQNIYTLGVNPSALYDRDTTLKGIEAILDKPFLKKDKAKILKELEEGYQKRRKYKVIAKNLTEHEREEIQEIIREYHLTLNEVQFDRSIKRTYYKRDLYDNLIGFIGYTQNSNSEKVGVFGLEKEYEKYLKEISIKRQNIYTKNRKIKLPFSQESIKTNLDGKNIHTTIDNDIQFILNEEVRKKFISSGSEEAYGVIMDPNTGKVLATTYHTIYKNKALRNPIFQNQMEPGSIFKPIIVASALDANLITRASKFDIGEGRIKKYNHTIREASRSTRGILSTDEVLTKSSNVGMVMIGDKFTNQEFEEYLKRFGFYDKTGIDFPGELKPYTTPYKRWDGLKKSTMSFGQGIVVTPIQMITAFSSLINGGILYKPYLVDKITDEEGVVIRRNLPTPVRQTISKELSKDMREILEKTVTEGTVKKGRVEGYRVGGKSGTAQLSTKGGYLKENYLSSVIGFFPVDKPKYTILVMFLKPKGETIFEKFGGAKAAPVFGDIVRRISKSKNILSENISSFSKVENFESPIKNETIDVVMPDLTGFSPKEVVYIFKDTNIEVKIKGVGLVKEQYPKAGTPLENIKEIKIVLE, from the coding sequence GTGAAATATTTAAAAATACTTACTCTATTATTTAATATAATTGGATTTGGAGTTTCTATTTATTATAAATTATATCTTTTAACAGTTTTTTTATTCTTGTTATTTTTTTATTTTCTATATATTTTTGCTAAAAAAAGAGAGTATACTAGAAAAAATAACTTTAATAAAAGAGCTATGCTTTCTTCAAATATACTTTTATTTTTCGTTCTTTTGATAGTGATAAGATTAGTACAGATACAAATTTTTAATGAAAAATATTATGATGAAAAGGTAAAAAGCCAGATTAAAAGAAATGATATTTTCTATGGAAATAGAGGAGATATTTATGATAGTAATGGAAAAAGTTTAGCTTTTAATCAAAATATTTATACTTTAGGAGTAAATCCAAGTGCCCTTTATGATAGAGATACAACTTTAAAGGGAATAGAAGCTATTTTAGATAAACCTTTTTTGAAAAAAGATAAAGCTAAGATTTTAAAAGAATTAGAAGAAGGATATCAAAAAAGAAGGAAGTACAAAGTAATAGCTAAAAATTTAACTGAACATGAGAGAGAAGAGATACAAGAAATAATAAGGGAATATCATTTGACTTTAAATGAGGTACAATTTGATAGAAGTATAAAAAGAACTTATTACAAAAGAGATTTGTATGATAATTTAATTGGATTTATAGGATATACTCAAAATTCAAACTCTGAAAAAGTAGGAGTATTTGGATTAGAAAAAGAGTATGAGAAGTACTTAAAAGAGATAAGTATAAAAAGGCAAAATATATATACTAAAAATAGAAAAATAAAACTACCTTTTTCTCAAGAGAGTATTAAAACAAATTTAGATGGGAAAAACATTCATACTACAATAGATAATGATATACAATTTATTTTAAATGAAGAGGTTAGAAAAAAGTTTATCTCTTCCGGTTCAGAAGAAGCTTATGGAGTTATAATGGATCCTAATACTGGAAAAGTTTTAGCAACTACCTATCATACGATATATAAAAATAAAGCTTTAAGAAATCCTATATTTCAAAATCAAATGGAACCAGGATCTATTTTTAAACCGATAATTGTAGCTTCAGCTTTAGATGCTAATTTAATAACAAGGGCTTCAAAGTTTGATATAGGAGAGGGAAGAATAAAAAAGTATAATCATACTATAAGAGAAGCTAGTAGAAGTACTAGGGGTATTTTATCAACTGATGAGGTTTTAACAAAGTCAAGTAACGTAGGTATGGTTATGATTGGAGATAAATTTACAAATCAAGAGTTTGAAGAGTATTTAAAAAGATTTGGATTTTATGATAAGACAGGAATAGATTTTCCTGGAGAATTAAAACCTTATACTACTCCATATAAAAGATGGGATGGATTAAAAAAGAGTACAATGTCCTTTGGACAAGGAATAGTAGTAACACCTATTCAAATGATTACTGCTTTCTCTTCTCTAATAAATGGAGGAATTTTGTATAAACCATATTTAGTAGATAAAATAACAGATGAAGAGGGAGTTGTGATTAGAAGAAATCTTCCTACTCCAGTTAGACAAACAATATCTAAAGAGTTATCTAAGGATATGAGAGAGATTTTAGAAAAAACAGTAACAGAGGGAACAGTAAAAAAAGGTAGAGTAGAAGGTTATAGAGTTGGAGGAAAATCAGGAACAGCCCAATTAAGTACAAAGGGAGGATACTTAAAGGAAAACTATCTTTCATCAGTAATCGGTTTTTTCCCAGTAGATAAACCTAAATATACAATTTTAGTAATGTTTTTAAAACCTAAAGGGGAAACTATTTTTGAAAAATTTGGTGGAGCAAAAGCAGCTCCAGTATTTGGAGATATAGTTAGAAGAATAAGTAAGAGTAAAAATATTCTCTCTGAAAATATTTCGAGCTTTTCTAAGGTAGAAAATTTTGAAAGTCCAATTAAGAATGAAACTATAGATGTAGTTATGCCAGATTTAACAGGATTTAGTCCTAAAGAGGTAGTATATATCTTTAAAGATACAAATATTGAAGTAAAAATAAAAGGAGTAGGATTAGTAAAAGAACAGTATCCAAAAGCTGGAACACCTTTAGAAAATATAAAAGAGATAAAAATAGTTTTAGAGTAA
- a CDS encoding ABC transporter permease — translation MNILESLKSAIQSIKGNKIRSFLTMLGIIIGISSVITMSSIGKGGQESITGNLKEGGYGKFNITIDKTDENFRWKYLLNEDIVNKLRESNKFKGVSPKISVNLGVKIEGSARRQMIMFNATTPDYENIDKINILYGRNILPFEYENGEKVIVIDNITAKDLFGNSKSALGKRIELFKGRFGNPQSYKIIGVYQNPLEQMIKVMGGKRVPRFGRMPLPTYEKLYDSQKTGYTTIILESKTPEDMALSMTQAKELLDSITGEAELYDINVENNGAASFDSILTTLNIFVTFVAGISLFVGGIGVMNIMLVSVVERTKEIGIRKAIGAKDIDILLQFLMESIILTGIGGVIGITLGVFLAIIIGYFIGINPVFSFITILISLIVSMGIGIIFGVTPAKKAAKLNPVDALRAE, via the coding sequence ATGAATATTTTGGAAAGCTTAAAGAGTGCTATTCAGAGTATAAAAGGAAATAAAATTAGATCATTTTTAACTATGTTAGGAATAATAATTGGAATCTCCTCTGTAATAACTATGTCTTCTATTGGAAAGGGTGGGCAAGAGAGTATTACAGGAAATTTAAAAGAGGGGGGATATGGTAAATTTAATATAACTATAGATAAAACAGATGAAAATTTTAGATGGAAATATCTTTTAAATGAGGATATTGTTAATAAATTGAGAGAGAGTAATAAATTTAAAGGTGTGAGTCCTAAAATAAGTGTTAATTTAGGAGTAAAAATTGAAGGGTCAGCAAGAAGACAGATGATAATGTTTAATGCAACAACTCCTGACTATGAAAATATAGATAAAATTAACATATTGTATGGTAGAAATATTTTACCCTTTGAATATGAAAATGGAGAAAAAGTAATAGTAATAGATAATATTACAGCAAAAGATCTATTTGGAAATTCTAAAAGTGCTCTGGGAAAGAGAATAGAGCTTTTTAAGGGAAGATTTGGAAATCCACAAAGTTATAAAATTATAGGTGTTTATCAAAATCCACTAGAACAGATGATAAAAGTAATGGGGGGAAAAAGAGTGCCAAGATTTGGAAGAATGCCACTTCCAACATATGAAAAACTTTATGATAGTCAAAAAACTGGGTATACCACTATTATATTGGAATCTAAAACACCTGAAGATATGGCTTTAAGTATGACTCAAGCAAAGGAATTATTAGATAGTATTACAGGAGAAGCAGAACTTTATGATATAAATGTTGAAAATAATGGTGCAGCTTCTTTTGATAGTATTTTAACTACTCTCAATATCTTTGTAACCTTTGTAGCAGGAATCTCTCTTTTTGTTGGGGGAATAGGAGTAATGAATATAATGCTTGTAAGTGTTGTGGAAAGAACAAAAGAAATTGGAATAAGAAAAGCTATAGGAGCTAAAGATATAGATATATTGTTACAATTTCTTATGGAGTCTATAATACTTACAGGGATAGGTGGGGTAATAGGGATTACCTTAGGAGTTTTTTTAGCTATTATCATTGGATATTTTATTGGAATAAATCCAGTATTTTCATTTATTACAATTTTAATATCTCTTATTGTTTCTATGGGAATTGGAATAATATTTGGTGTTACTCCAGCAAAAAAAGCTGCTAAATTAAATCCAGTAGATGCTTTAAGAGCTGAATAA
- a CDS encoding ABC transporter ATP-binding protein: MLKVKKLNKYYINGEMQLHALKDINFNIDEGEYVAIMGSSGSGKSTMMNILGCLDKEFQGEYILDGIEISKVNEKEISKIRNSKIGFVFQAFNLLPKLTALQNVELPLIYAGVHKNEREKRAKEILEKVGLGERLHHRPNELSGGQKQRVAIARALVNNPAIILADEPTGNLDSVSEKEIMELFTELNSHGKTIIIVSHEPEVANYVKRILLFKDGEIIKDGDGV, translated from the coding sequence ATGTTAAAAGTAAAGAAGTTAAATAAATACTATATAAATGGTGAAATGCAACTACATGCTTTAAAAGATATAAATTTTAATATTGATGAAGGGGAGTATGTAGCTATAATGGGTAGTAGTGGAAGTGGAAAATCTACTATGATGAACATTTTAGGTTGTTTAGATAAAGAGTTTCAGGGAGAGTATATTCTAGATGGAATAGAAATATCTAAAGTGAATGAAAAAGAGATATCTAAAATAAGAAATTCTAAAATAGGATTTGTTTTCCAAGCTTTTAATCTATTGCCTAAATTGACAGCTTTACAAAATGTAGAGCTACCTTTAATATATGCAGGAGTACATAAAAATGAGAGGGAGAAAAGAGCTAAAGAGATACTAGAAAAAGTAGGACTAGGAGAAAGATTACATCATAGACCAAATGAGTTATCAGGAGGACAAAAACAAAGAGTAGCAATAGCTAGAGCTTTGGTGAATAATCCAGCTATTATTTTAGCAGATGAACCAACAGGAAATTTAGATAGTGTTTCAGAAAAGGAGATAATGGAACTCTTTACAGAACTAAACTCCCATGGAAAAACTATTATAATAGTTAGTCATGAACCTGAAGTCGCTAATTATGTTAAAAGAATACTCCTTTTTAAAGATGGAGAGATAATAAAAGATGGTGATGGAGTATGA
- a CDS encoding efflux RND transporter periplasmic adaptor subunit, producing the protein MKKINFKIVGIVLVILVFLIIELIRYNNSKKIKENLTTYSAMKINIGNERGYIEVNGNVEVNDTKKVFVDKKLKVDEVFVQEGDYIEKGQLLMTFDETERNNLMRNLEREKLTLSKLKRDYSVEKELHKIGGSSANSVKELEEEIRKTEINIEEYEENLRKTAEKIESPVSGTITSLTAQENYLVDTDSPLMEIADLSDIKIVLEVPEYDVKNIYLGQKILLKPEVFEKKKTFPGKITKISKISEVSEITSENILKTEVKPDEVIPYIVPGFKVVATIYLTEEKNEIIIPKTAILGEDNKYFVVVADVEGTIQRKEVEIENLEGDNIIIKKGLEGGETILITPDEGLKDGEKVILQIRNRGNNNVKSKEVK; encoded by the coding sequence ATGAAAAAGATAAATTTTAAAATAGTAGGAATAGTTTTAGTAATTTTAGTTTTTTTAATAATAGAATTAATAAGATATAATAACAGTAAAAAAATAAAAGAAAATTTAACTACTTATAGTGCTATGAAAATAAACATAGGTAATGAAAGAGGGTATATAGAAGTAAATGGAAATGTAGAGGTAAATGATACTAAAAAGGTCTTTGTAGATAAAAAATTAAAAGTAGATGAAGTTTTTGTTCAAGAGGGAGATTATATAGAAAAAGGTCAACTTTTAATGACTTTTGATGAAACAGAAAGAAATAATTTAATGAGAAATTTAGAGAGAGAAAAATTAACTCTATCTAAATTGAAAAGAGACTATAGTGTAGAAAAAGAACTTCATAAAATAGGTGGAAGTTCAGCTAATAGTGTTAAGGAGTTAGAAGAGGAGATAAGAAAAACTGAAATAAATATAGAGGAATATGAAGAGAATTTAAGAAAAACAGCTGAAAAGATAGAAAGTCCAGTAAGTGGAACTATTACTTCATTAACCGCTCAAGAAAATTATCTAGTAGATACAGATTCCCCTCTTATGGAGATAGCAGACCTATCTGATATTAAAATAGTCTTAGAAGTTCCAGAGTATGATGTAAAAAATATCTACTTAGGGCAAAAAATACTTTTAAAACCAGAGGTATTTGAAAAGAAAAAGACTTTTCCTGGAAAAATAACAAAAATTTCAAAAATTTCAGAAGTTTCAGAGATAACTTCAGAAAATATATTAAAAACAGAGGTAAAGCCTGATGAGGTTATTCCATATATAGTGCCTGGTTTTAAAGTTGTAGCAACAATATATTTAACTGAGGAAAAAAATGAAATAATTATACCTAAAACAGCTATTTTAGGAGAAGATAATAAATATTTTGTTGTAGTAGCTGACGTAGAGGGAACAATTCAAAGAAAAGAAGTAGAGATAGAAAATTTAGAGGGAGATAACATAATTATAAAAAAAGGATTAGAAGGTGGAGAAACAATTTTAATAACTCCAGATGAAGGATTAAAAGATGGAGAAAAGGTAATACTTCAAATAAGAAATAGAGGTAATAACAATGTTAAAAGTAAAGAAGTTAAATAA
- a CDS encoding TolC family protein: MKRGLLIFLLLNLGNISYSESITLDTMLKELDKNSYENRIYEIQNKINKDKEKYYKLDDFNGVTTDVSSDYSKREDAFETTGKVQYGPFYFEGTRNYNSENETVLGVEKSLKDLIYSNSKSQLKQLEYTKEIDRLDYQKRLENQKIDLINLYKEYKNNELEIEVKKSGIEKLRVEEKKMAKSYSLGAVPKIELDSIEYSIRNMELEIEVLKRNIEKLKKKFFYDFNLEIGEKELGEIIPPKEEFTNFVEKYGEKDIKILEYEIGKTEENINYLKYDDYMPEISLRVEHSTKYDEDRVVLKFSKKLFDLNLELENEKDNLLQQEITLDQRVKENEGEKLQILNNYENYKKEYEVNKNNSELELSKYNIKKMEYSLGKVDYVEVMEYFNSYINYEVAKEKAKNNLNSYIYEIMIRGEK; this comes from the coding sequence ATGAAAAGAGGACTTTTGATATTTTTATTGTTGAATTTAGGTAATATAAGTTACAGTGAAAGTATAACTTTAGATACAATGTTAAAAGAATTAGATAAAAACTCCTATGAAAACAGAATATATGAGATTCAGAATAAAATTAATAAAGATAAGGAAAAGTACTATAAATTAGATGATTTTAATGGAGTAACAACAGATGTTTCATCTGATTATAGTAAAAGGGAAGATGCTTTTGAAACTACAGGTAAGGTTCAATATGGTCCTTTTTATTTTGAAGGAACTAGAAATTATAATTCAGAAAATGAAACTGTATTAGGAGTTGAAAAAAGTTTAAAAGATCTGATATATTCTAATAGTAAAAGTCAGTTAAAACAATTAGAATATACAAAAGAGATTGATAGGTTAGATTATCAAAAAAGATTGGAAAACCAAAAGATAGATTTAATAAATCTTTATAAAGAGTATAAAAATAATGAGTTAGAGATAGAAGTAAAAAAGAGCGGAATAGAAAAATTAAGAGTTGAAGAGAAAAAAATGGCAAAATCATATTCTTTAGGAGCAGTTCCTAAGATAGAATTAGATAGTATAGAGTATAGTATAAGAAATATGGAGTTAGAAATAGAGGTGTTAAAAAGAAATATTGAAAAACTAAAGAAAAAGTTTTTTTATGATTTTAATTTAGAGATAGGAGAAAAGGAGCTAGGAGAGATAATTCCACCTAAAGAAGAGTTTACTAATTTTGTAGAAAAATATGGAGAAAAGGATATAAAAATATTAGAATATGAAATTGGGAAAACTGAAGAGAATATAAATTATTTGAAATATGATGATTATATGCCAGAAATTTCTTTAAGAGTAGAACATAGTACAAAATATGATGAAGATAGGGTTGTTTTAAAGTTTTCTAAAAAACTTTTTGATTTGAATTTAGAGTTAGAAAATGAGAAAGACAATCTTTTACAACAAGAGATCACTCTGGATCAAAGAGTTAAGGAGAATGAAGGAGAAAAACTTCAAATTTTAAATAATTATGAAAATTATAAAAAAGAGTATGAAGTAAATAAAAATAATTCAGAGTTAGAACTTTCAAAATATAATATTAAAAAGATGGAATACTCTTTAGGAAAAGTGGATTATGTAGAAGTTATGGAATATTTTAATTCATATATAAATTATGAAGTAGCTAAAGAAAAAGCTAAAAATAATTTAAATAGTTATATTTATGAGATAATGATAAGGGGCGAAAAATGA
- a CDS encoding FeoB-associated Cys-rich membrane protein: protein MKTIILIVIIAIIAFFSLKSVYKMFKGEGGCSCGDGKKCSSGGCSCGGHSSENHSCNCGAHK from the coding sequence ATGAAAACTATTATTTTAATTGTTATAATAGCTATAATTGCATTCTTTTCTTTAAAAAGTGTATATAAAATGTTTAAAGGAGAGGGTGGATGTAGTTGTGGCGATGGGAAAAAATGTAGTTCTGGAGGATGTTCATGTGGAGGACATAGTTCAGAAAATCATAGTTGCAACTGTGGAGCTCATAAATAA